The genomic DNA AGCGTTTGATTGCAAGTGTCAGTTTACGCTGATACTTCGCGCTTGTACCTGTTACACGACGAGGCAAGATTTTCCCACGCTCAGAAATAAATTTCTTAAGCAGATCAGTATCTTTATAGTCGATGTGTGTGATGTTGTTTGATGTAAAATAACAAACCTTACGGCGTCTTTTACCTCCACGACGTGGTGCCATATTCGTTCTCCTCCTTCTCGGATTCCGATAAGCGGCGCATTATTGCATTGTCAGCTTCGCTCTTTCAGATCCTCACGTGCCTTAGCACGCTCCGGTCTTCACTCACTCGCTTCCTAGCACTGCTTGCTTCTCGAAACCCTCGTAATAGTAACTACGCACAGCAAATCTTAGAACGGCAAGTCGTCGTCCGATACTTCAATCGGGCCGCCGCCTGTCGAAAATGGATCTTCGTCAGTACGTGCATAGTTTTGCTGATTCGGTTGTTGATATTGTTGACTTGGTTGTTGGTACTGTTGACTTGGCTGCTGATTCTGATAGTACGGTTGCTCGTTCTGCTGCGGAGCATAAGATGGTGCCGGTGCTCCATAAGCAGGTCCAGAACTAGATCTATCAGGTGATGCATTACGTGGTTCAAGAAACTGCGTGCTATCCGCTACAACTTCCGTTGTATAAACACGCTTGCCGTCTTGTCCTTCGAAGCTACCCGTTTGAATACGACCATCTACTCCGACAAGACTTCCTTTTCTTAAAAAGTTCGCAATGTTCTCAGCCTGTTTTCTCCAAGCTACACAACTGATAAAATCAGCTTCCCTTTCGCCTGATGCGCTTTGAAAAGCCCGGTTTACAGCTAACGTAAAACGTGTCACCGCAATGCCGGTTTGTGTATATTTAAGCTCGGGATCTTTCGTCAATCGCCCTACTAAAACAACTCGGTTAATCATCAGAATTCAACCTCCCTCATCATTTTGTAAGTTTCACCGATTTAACGGATTGTTTGTCAATTGACTATTAAGCGTCAAGGCGGACAACCATATGGCGAAGAATATCTTCGTTGATGTTCGCAAGACGTGTAAATTCATTAACCGCTTCAGTTCCTGCGTTAGCTTTTACAAGCTGGTAGAAACCTTCACGTAGATCGTCGATTTCGTAAGCAAGACGACGCTTGCCCCACTCTTTCGACTCGATGATTTCTGCGCCGTTAGAAGTAAGAATTTCGTCAAAACGTGCGATCAATGCTTTTTTAGCTTCATCTTCTACCGTTGGGCGAATGATGTACATGATTTCGTACTTTCTCATCTGTAGTCACCTCCTTATGGACTTTGGCCCTGCTGATGACAGCGGGCAAGGAGTAAGTAATTGTATTACTCACATCAATATATGTTAGCATAACCTAATCTTTTTTTCAACCATTTACTTTGAATCGGCAAGGTGTTCAATGTAAGCCACTAGTATAATTGATATTGTATACTTGGACTCTGGGGGTGATTTTGTTGCAAGAACTTCCGCAACCTAACAACATAATCGATATTGACTTACCGAAAGTTGCAAAGAAAAGTATCATCATTACACTTGTTTCGCTAGTTGGATTGCTAGCCACCAACGGTATGATTGAACAACAGCCGTCTTTGTCGATTACTCTATGGACCGTAATACTCTTTATGATTGGCTACATCGTACTTATCGTTGTGCACGAATTATTCCATTTACTTGGCTTCCGCTTGTTTGGAGGCGTGCCATGGAAAAGTATGATTATCGGTGTGAACTGGAAATTAGGTGTTGCTTATGCCACGACGGATAAGCTGATGACAAACCGTGCGATTCGGAAGGCGCTGCTGCTTCCTTTTTGGACAACAGGTGTTGTCCCCGCCATTATCGGTCTTTGGCTCGGAAATAACCTGCTACTCGCACTAGCTGCATTGCTCATTGGTGGTGCAGCTGGCGACTTCGCAATGTATAAAGAGCTACGTAAATTACCAGATGATTGGCTTATACGAGACGATCCAGAGTTGCCTAGGTTATACGTGTATGCACCTGATCAATTATCAGAACATAGATAGAGAAAAGCCGCAACAGATTTTCACATAATCTGTTGCGGCTTTCTTTATCATTTATACGTTAAAGCGGAATAGCAGTACATCGCCGTCTTTGACAATGTATTCTTTCCCTTCAAGTCGGACTTTCCCAGCTTCTTTTGCAGCTGTCATTGAACCTGTTTCCACTAGGTCGTCATAAGCAACTGTTTCCGCACGGATGAAACCACGTTCAAAGTCCGTATGGATAATCCCTGCACATTGCGGTGCTTTCATCCCTTTACGGAATGTCCATGCGCGAACTTCCTGTACACCTGCTGTGAAATATGTCGCTAAACCAAGCAAGTTGTAAGCCGCCTTGATCAATTGATCGAGACCTGATTCTTGAATCCCGAGCTCTTCAAGGAACATCGCCTTCTCTTCGTCTTCAAGCTCTGCCATTTCTTCCTCAATCTTCGCACAAACAATAATTACTTGTGCATTGTCTTTTTCAGCAAATTCACGAACGACTTTTACATATTCGTTATTATCTGCATCGGCAATTTCATCCTCATCAACGTTTGCCACATAAAGCATCGGCTTAATCGTTAATAGGTGCATACCTTTAATCAGGTTATATTCTTCAGGTGTGAAGTCGACCGAACGAGCTGGTTGTTCGTTCTCAAATGCTTCCTTCAACTTAAGAAGCACTGGCTCTTCCGCCATTGCTTCTTTATCTTTTTGTTTCGCCATTTTAGTGACACGCGTTAAACGTTTTTCAACGCTTTCCATATCTGCTAAAATAAGTTCCAAGTTAATGACTTCAATATCATCGATTGGATTTACTTTACCAGATACATGCGTGATATTTTCGTCCGCAAAGCAACGTACAACCTGACAAATTGCATCTACTTCGCGGATATGTGATAAGAATTTGTTCCCAAGACCTTCACCTTTACTTGCCCCTTCAACAATCCCAGCGATATCAGTAAATTCGAATGCTGTTGGAACTGTTTTCTTCGGCGTCACAAGTTCAGTCAGCTTATCCAATCTTTCATCTGGTACTTCAACAATCCCCACGTTGGGATCGATTGTACAGAATGGATAGTTCGCAGCCTCTGCTCCCGCTTTTGTAATTGCATTGAATAAAGTGGACTTTCCTACGTTCGGAAGACCAACAATTCCAGCTGTTAATGCCATTTATTCCACAACCTCTCATATATATGTTCATTCATTCGTTCCTTATACAACTCTTCTATTATAAGGACATCGCTCCTACATGTCCATTTACTTCAAGATTCTGCTTTGACTAAGATTTTTTTCATCTTTTTCGCAAATTGGTTACGCGGAATCATCACGCTATGCCCGCAGCCTTCACATTTAATACGAATATCTGCACCCATGCGAATGATTTTCCATGCATTCGTTCCACATGGATGCTGTTTTTTCATCTCAACAACATCATGTAAACCAAATTCTTTTTCCGACATCAGCTATACACATTCCTTTCCCATACGCTTTACTTATAAATTATCAAATGACTTGGTCACCAAAGTCGGATAGGGAATTTCTATTCCTTGTTGACCTAAATATTTCTTCAGCCCTACGCCAATTGTTCTTGTGCAATCATAATGCCGCATCGGTTTTGTTTCCGCTATGACACGCACAATAACTTCTGATTCTGTGAAATTATATGCACCAAGCAATTTCGGCTTATTGATAATGTCATCATTCTTCTTAAACACATTCGCTAAATACTTCTCGATTTCTCGCTCTACTTCTTCTACACCTACTTCAAAAGGAATGGAGACATCCACAATGGCCAATGAGTTTTCCACCGAATAGTTTACAACCTGGCTAATCGTTCCATTCGGCAATATGGATAGTTCTCCTGTAAAACTCTTGATTTTCGTTGTACGTAGTCCTATTTCTTCTACAACACCTTCTGTTACGCCAATTTTCACATAGTCGCCTACAGAAAACTGATCTTCAAAGATGATGAAGAAACCGGAAATCACATCTTTCACCAGACTCTGTGCTCCAAAACCAACTGCAAGCCCCAGTACACCAGCCCCTGCAAGAAGCCCTTTCACATCTATTGAGAATTCAGTCAAAATCGCAAGAATCGCCGAGAAATAGATGACATAGGCCAACGCATTTTCAAGTAATTTCAACAATGTCATTTCACGACGTTCAGAATGGCGAATCAATCCTTTAAATTTCACATTAAAAATGCGACGAATAATAAACTGCCCAACCTTCACAACGACCGTGGCAAGCACAATAATGAAAATGTTTCTTACTGCTGTTGTAGCAAGCGCCTCCCAAGTTTCTTGATTGAATAGAAACGCTTCTGCTTTTTCAAAGAACTTCACAGTTGTCCACCTTCCGTATAATTCCGCAACCTTCTGCATAGACTGGCTATAAAAAATGAAATGGAGTTTTTTTATGCGAGCTACGCTTACTTCACCTTATAATCATCGTATCCATTACAAAGAAACTGGCGCCGTTTGGAAACTCAGTACATTATTCCTCGAACACATTCCCTTTGATACACATGAATTAATCTTTTTCTGCATCGGAACTGACCGATCTACAGGCGATACATTAGGGCCACTTACCGGCTCCCATCTTTCAGAATCACCATTATTTCCATTTCCTGTAGTCGGAACGTTAGAAAAGCCATTACACGCCCTTAATTTACAACAACAGTTGGAAGAAATACAACTCGCAAATCCCTCCGCATTCATCGTAGCTATTGACGCTTGCTTAGGAAAAAGTAGTTCCATTGGCCAACTGTTGCTACATGATGGGCCCATACAACCAGGTAAAGCTGTTGGCAAAGATTTACCACCAGTCGGTGATATCTCCATTAAAGGCATTGTTAATGTTGCCGGCTTCATGGAACATGCCGTATTGCAAAGTACACGGCTCCATCTACCATTCGAAATGAGTAAAATCCTTGCACGTGCATTACAACTCGCCTATGGACGGTATAAATCATGAAAAGTGGACAATCGTGACAATGATTCCTACAACCAATATACCCGGTATCAAATTCGCTACTCTTATTTTAGTCAAACCAATCAAATTCAAGCCAATTGCTAAAATCATTAAGCCCCCCGTTGCAGTCATTTCTGTTATAAAGAAAGCCAATAATTCATCCGGTATGAATTGACTAATTTGAGTTGAAAATAATGTAATCATTCCCTGATATAAAAATACAGGTACTGCGGAAAATATTACACCAATACCTAATGTTGAGCTTAAAATAATGGCCGTGAAACCATCAATAATTCCTTTTGTAACGAGGACATCATGGTCATTTCTTAAACCACTATCGATTGCACCTATAATTGCCATTGAACCGACAACAAAGATGAGTGTTGCCGTCACAAAACCTTGTGCAATACCAGGACCCTTGTTACTGACTGGCATCTTACTTTCAATCCATTGTCCCAACTGATTCACCTTTGCATCTAAATCTATCCACTCACCAAGCACTGCCCCAAGAACGATACTGACAATGACAATTAAGATCTGTGTGCTTTCAAACGACATTTGAATACCTATCACAGCTACTGCAAGCCCAATTCCATACATGACGGTCTCTTTCATCCGTTCAGGAATATTGTGCAAAAAACGCCCGATAAATGCGCCAATAATGATCAATAAAGCATTCACAATTGTTCCGAATAGCACCATTGCTTCACTTCCCAGTCGTCAAAAATAATACCTATTTTGCATACTTCGCAAAATAGGTACGCGCTCATTCATTCAATAAGTCTAAAATCCGCTCGAGATCATCCTCAGAAAAGAATTCTATTTCAATTTTACCCTTATTCTTTGTTTTTTTAATAGATACGTTCGTACCGAAATACTCACGTAATGACGATTCACGTTCAGCTAAAAACAAATCCGGTCTTTTCTCAGACTTTGTTTCACGTGGAACATCTTCATTCATTCTTTGCACAAGTCTTTCAAGCTGACGAACGTTTAACCCTTCTTTTAATACACGTTCAGCTACTAAATTTATTTGCTCTTTTTTACGCAAGCCTAACAAAGTTCTGCCTTGCCCCATGGATAATTTACTTTCCGATATATAGTTTCTAACTTTTTCAGGCAATGACAGCAAACGAACATGATTCGCGATATGCGGCCTACTTTTGCCGAGTCTAAAAGCCAGTTGCTCCTGGGTCAGAGCAAGACGATCCATCAAGTTATAATAGGCTTCCGCCTCTTCAATTGGTGTTAAATCTTCCCTCTGTAAGTTTTCCAAAATAGCAAACTCCATCGTCTCTTCATCAGTTAATACACGGACAACTGCTGGAACTTCCTGAAGTCCTGCCATTTTAGCGGCACGAAAACGTCTTTCACCTACAACAATTTCATAGGTCGTGCCCACTTTCCGTAAAATAATCGGTTGAAGAATACCATGTTCTTTGATGGAAGCACTTAATTCTTGAATAGCCTCTTTATCGAAGGTTTTCCTAGGCTGATATGGATTAGCTTTAATACTTTTCACATGAATATGTTCAACAGATTCTGCTTTTGCCAGCGACTCTCCGGGAAATAAAGCATTCAAACCTTTGCCAAGGCCTTTAGCCATTGTGTACCACTTCCTTTGCCAGCTCTAAATATACTTCTGCGCCCCGAGATCTTGAGTCATAAATAATGATTGGTTCGCCGTGACTCGGTGCTTCACTTAATCGTACATTCCTTGGAATGATTGTTTTATAAACCTTATCTTGAAAATACTTTTTCACTTCATCAATGACTTGAATGCCTAGATTTGTACGTGCATCAAACATCGTCAACAACACGCCATCAATCATCAAAGCTTCATTCAAATGTTTTTGCACGAGTCGAATAGTGCTAAGCAGCTGACTCAGTCCCTCAAGTGCATAATATTCACACTGAACCGGAATCACAATTGAATCCGACGCAGTTAACGCGTTAATTGTCAGCAAGCCAAGGGATGGAGGGCAATCAATAATAATATAATCATATGAATCCTTTACTTCTTGAATCGCATGTTTCATTCGTACTTCCCTTGAAATGGTTGAAACAAGTTCAATTTCTGCACCCGCTAACGAAATTGTCGCCGGTATAATATCAAGATTATCCACTTTTGTTGAATGAATAACTTCTTGAATATCTACATCATCAATTAAAATATCATAAATGCATTTTTGTATTTCTCCTTTATTGACCCCTACACCACTTGTTGCATTTCCTTGTGGATCGGTGTCTATTAAAAGGACTTTTTTGCCTAAATGTGCAAGACAAGCACTTAGATTTACGGATGTTGTCGTTTTTCCGACGCCTCCCTTTTGGTTAGCGATTGCTATAATTCTCCCCACAGCTTGCACCTGCTTTCCTGCTCTATAATTTTCACTCTATTCTTACTCGTTCCCAACTACTTCTAGTCTAACAAAAAAAACGATTCCTGTGGGAAAAAGTGTAGCAAAAAGACCCCTGCTTTTTTTCAGCAAGAGCCTTTTCAAACAAATATATACATTTTTCTACCTAAATTAGGACCAAACTTCAAATACCTGTTTATTTCTTTTTAGGAATCTTCACTGTAATCGTGTAAAAGTCTTCGGAATCCTCTTCCTCTGTCTTCACATCAATACCACTCTTCGTTACCATCACCAATGATTGCCT from Sporosarcina sp. FSL K6-1522 includes the following:
- the ychF gene encoding redox-regulated ATPase YchF; the encoded protein is MALTAGIVGLPNVGKSTLFNAITKAGAEAANYPFCTIDPNVGIVEVPDERLDKLTELVTPKKTVPTAFEFTDIAGIVEGASKGEGLGNKFLSHIREVDAICQVVRCFADENITHVSGKVNPIDDIEVINLELILADMESVEKRLTRVTKMAKQKDKEAMAEEPVLLKLKEAFENEQPARSVDFTPEEYNLIKGMHLLTIKPMLYVANVDEDEIADADNNEYVKVVREFAEKDNAQVIIVCAKIEEEMAELEDEEKAMFLEELGIQESGLDQLIKAAYNLLGLATYFTAGVQEVRAWTFRKGMKAPQCAGIIHTDFERGFIRAETVAYDDLVETGSMTAAKEAGKVRLEGKEYIVKDGDVLLFRFNV
- the yyaC gene encoding spore protease YyaC, translated to MRATLTSPYNHRIHYKETGAVWKLSTLFLEHIPFDTHELIFFCIGTDRSTGDTLGPLTGSHLSESPLFPFPVVGTLEKPLHALNLQQQLEEIQLANPSAFIVAIDACLGKSSSIGQLLLHDGPIQPGKAVGKDLPPVGDISIKGIVNVAGFMEHAVLQSTRLHLPFEMSKILARALQLAYGRYKS
- a CDS encoding DUF554 domain-containing protein — its product is MVLFGTIVNALLIIIGAFIGRFLHNIPERMKETVMYGIGLAVAVIGIQMSFESTQILIVIVSIVLGAVLGEWIDLDAKVNQLGQWIESKMPVSNKGPGIAQGFVTATLIFVVGSMAIIGAIDSGLRNDHDVLVTKGIIDGFTAIILSSTLGIGVIFSAVPVFLYQGMITLFSTQISQFIPDELLAFFITEMTATGGLMILAIGLNLIGLTKIRVANLIPGILVVGIIVTIVHFS
- a CDS encoding DUF3267 domain-containing protein, with amino-acid sequence MILLQELPQPNNIIDIDLPKVAKKSIIITLVSLVGLLATNGMIEQQPSLSITLWTVILFMIGYIVLIVVHELFHLLGFRLFGGVPWKSMIIGVNWKLGVAYATTDKLMTNRAIRKALLLPFWTTGVVPAIIGLWLGNNLLLALAALLIGGAAGDFAMYKELRKLPDDWLIRDDPELPRLYVYAPDQLSEHR
- a CDS encoding AAA family ATPase, translating into MGRIIAIANQKGGVGKTTTSVNLSACLAHLGKKVLLIDTDPQGNATSGVGVNKGEIQKCIYDILIDDVDIQEVIHSTKVDNLDIIPATISLAGAEIELVSTISREVRMKHAIQEVKDSYDYIIIDCPPSLGLLTINALTASDSIVIPVQCEYYALEGLSQLLSTIRLVQKHLNEALMIDGVLLTMFDARTNLGIQVIDEVKKYFQDKVYKTIIPRNVRLSEAPSHGEPIIIYDSRSRGAEVYLELAKEVVHNG
- the rpsF gene encoding 30S ribosomal protein S6, which gives rise to MRKYEIMYIIRPTVEDEAKKALIARFDEILTSNGAEIIESKEWGKRRLAYEIDDLREGFYQLVKANAGTEAVNEFTRLANINEDILRHMVVRLDA
- a CDS encoding mechanosensitive ion channel family protein translates to MKFFEKAEAFLFNQETWEALATTAVRNIFIIVLATVVVKVGQFIIRRIFNVKFKGLIRHSERREMTLLKLLENALAYVIYFSAILAILTEFSIDVKGLLAGAGVLGLAVGFGAQSLVKDVISGFFIIFEDQFSVGDYVKIGVTEGVVEEIGLRTTKIKSFTGELSILPNGTISQVVNYSVENSLAIVDVSIPFEVGVEEVEREIEKYLANVFKKNDDIINKPKLLGAYNFTESEVIVRVIAETKPMRHYDCTRTIGVGLKKYLGQQGIEIPYPTLVTKSFDNL
- the rpsR gene encoding 30S ribosomal protein S18, which produces MAPRRGGKRRRKVCYFTSNNITHIDYKDTDLLKKFISERGKILPRRVTGTSAKYQRKLTLAIKRSRIMALLPFVAEER
- a CDS encoding ParB/RepB/Spo0J family partition protein, which produces MAKGLGKGLNALFPGESLAKAESVEHIHVKSIKANPYQPRKTFDKEAIQELSASIKEHGILQPIILRKVGTTYEIVVGERRFRAAKMAGLQEVPAVVRVLTDEETMEFAILENLQREDLTPIEEAEAYYNLMDRLALTQEQLAFRLGKSRPHIANHVRLLSLPEKVRNYISESKLSMGQGRTLLGLRKKEQINLVAERVLKEGLNVRQLERLVQRMNEDVPRETKSEKRPDLFLAERESSLREYFGTNVSIKKTKNKGKIEIEFFSEDDLERILDLLNE
- the ssb gene encoding single-stranded DNA-binding protein: MINRVVLVGRLTKDPELKYTQTGIAVTRFTLAVNRAFQSASGEREADFISCVAWRKQAENIANFLRKGSLVGVDGRIQTGSFEGQDGKRVYTTEVVADSTQFLEPRNASPDRSSSGPAYGAPAPSYAPQQNEQPYYQNQQPSQQYQQPSQQYQQPNQQNYARTDEDPFSTGGGPIEVSDDDLPF
- a CDS encoding DUF951 domain-containing protein, yielding MSEKEFGLHDVVEMKKQHPCGTNAWKIIRMGADIRIKCEGCGHSVMIPRNQFAKKMKKILVKAES